A genomic window from Hypomesus transpacificus isolate Combined female chromosome 15, fHypTra1, whole genome shotgun sequence includes:
- the LOC124477889 gene encoding CD276 antigen-like, producing MTMMTVTLLRAARQWWDGRQLLCGGENQACAVACCQVFSSPEEGWRRESGSLTLTESGGISRLVIRSTTTLLFYDSSCLKITTSHTLTEAVLGETVLLPCHFSPTTLHPSLELIWTRRTPQVQHNVFHLKGSQPLLKTQDQGYRGRVSVKQGRLGEGDASLLLDNTTLWDEGDYECFLFSGSDYADVTIQLQLTAPYSQPTIACEPRPREARRRDGTLMRCQSTGGYPEGEMSWVLHNQMVVNSSEVRNLSRDSRGRFSIQIRAVWFPGDLEEPGEWSSNWVTCSVHNPRGNQTVSSTATCDISPTHPGHITSPKHERSRLGVLAAALMWAASVCLCLLNGAWRSCH from the exons ATGACTATGATGACAGTCACC CTCCTTCGCGCTGCACGCCAGTGGTGGGATGGGAGACAGCtactgtgtggaggagagaaccAGGCCTGCGCTGTGGCATGTTG CCAGGTGTTCAGTAGCCctgaggaagggtggaggagagagtcaGGTTCCCTCACTCTCACAGAGAGCGGAGGAATATCAAGACTTGTGATCCGATCAACAACAACACTCTTGTTTTACG ATTCCAGCTGTCTGAAAATCACAACCAGCCATACGTTGACTGAGGCTGTTTTAGGAGAGACTGTCCTCTTGCCCTGCCACTTCTCtcccaccaccctccacccttccctcgAGCTCATCTGGACAAGACGGACTCCCCAGGTGCAGCACAATGTCTTCCACCTGAAGGGAAGCCAGCCGTTGTTAAAGACCCAGGACCAGGGTTACCGCGGCCGGGTGTCGGTGAAGCAGGGCAGGCTGGGAGAGGGCGATGCCAGCCTCCTGCTCGACAACACCACCCTCTGGGATGAAGGGGACTACGAGTGCTTCCTCTTCTCAGGCTCAGACTATGCTGACGTTACAATTCAGCTCCAACTCACTG CCCCATACTCCCAGCCTACCATAGCGTGTGAGCCCCGGCCCAGGGAAGCTCGTCGACGTGACGGCACGCTCATGCGGTGCCAGAGCACCGGGGGTTACCCCGAAGGTGAGATGAGCTGGGTCCTCCACAACCAGATGGTTGTCAACAGCAGCGAGGTTCGGAACCTGTCCCGGGACAGCCGGGGCAGATTCAGCATCCAGATTAGGGCCGTCTGGTTCCCTGGAGATCTCGAGGAACCTGGAGAATGGAGCAGTAACTGGGTCACCTGCTCAGTCCACAACCCCAGAGGGAACCAGACTGTGAGCAGCACAGCTACTTGTGATATCAGCCCCACACATCCAG gACATATTACGAGTCCTAAACATGAGAGAAGTCGACTTGGAGTCCTGGCAGCTGCTCTGATGTGGGCTGCTTCAGTGTGTCTCTGCCTGCTGAATGGGGCCTGGAGGTCCTGTCACTAG
- the LOC124477513 gene encoding uncharacterized protein LOC124477513 isoform X3: MLASILRKKVPLVPMIDLIIPSPQLASQSGDERGAESPERQHLIGDGQTDWMTEKVDLSLFVSTTESSPSSSLPPSPLEQDVKVPSDLEVMTSLLQEELAQLEDYFRSESSATKLEKSSKCDRSAQNMGSQSYYQLPYTSYSTSQSETSPVVVTLATGELDLAGFCGGPIARPKMQRPAPYSYHRYHNNSRRMAPESVKVGQEVGHELWSSKGSYSGSPESHYPTLKTSVKSIASVKKVRECALMLKEEESYCFSEGMFCSEEIARGFCLGGSFDSHKREGQLMHGSTKVGAAYDAPGIEVLHCNKDGGLHGAGTAAQDQLGGEGYFHQSLATAEPYHSFIAELEQPTQAHAVEPVHAHYLYPECLSDQSYECLSRGGGGEGPMVGGPLQRPAPPRLKDDSVLLATPPLEPPTGERRQKKRDQNKTAAHSRAVPVCLHDVCDVNKMLRTLK, encoded by the exons ATGCTGGCATCGATCCTTCGCAAGAAGGTTCCTCTTGTTCCCATGATCGACCTCATCATTCCCTCTCCCCAACTGGCTAGCCAATCAGGGGACGAGAGGGGGGCGGAGTCACCGGAGAGGCAACATTTAATTG GTGATGGTCAGACAGACTGGATGACTGAAAAAGTTgatttgtctttgtttgtgtcGACGACTGAATCCTCTCCCAGCTCGTCCCTACCGCCCTCACCTTTGGAGCAGGATGTCAAGGTGCCCTCAGACCTGGAGGTCATGACCTCTctgctgcaggaggagctggccCAACTCGAGGACTATTTCCGCTCCGAGTCCTCGGCCACCAAACTGGAAAAATCCTCAAAATGTGACAGAAGCGCCCAAAATATGGGTTCCCAGTCATACTACCAGCTACCCTACACTTCGTACagcaccagccaatcagaaaccagTCCTGTGGTTGTTACCTTGGCAACAGGGGAACTCGACCTGGCAGGCTTTTGCGGCGGTCCAATTGCCAGACCTAAAATGCAGAGACCCGCCCCTTACAGCTACCACCGTTACCACAACAACAGCAGGAGAATGGCTCCGGAATCAGTGAAAGTCGGACAGGAAGTGGGGCATGAGCTGTGGAGCTCCAAGGGCAGTTACTCAGGGAGCCCAGAGAGCCACTACCCCACCCTGAAGACGAGCGTGAAGAGCATTGCTAGTGTGAAGAAGGTCAGAGAATGTGCTTTAAtgttgaaagaggaggaaagttACTGTTTTTCAGAAGGAATGTTTTGTAGCGAAGAGATTGCCCGAGGGTTTTGTCTGGGAGGCTCCTTCGATAGCCACAAGAGAGAAGGACAGTTGATGCACGGCAGCACGAAAGTCGGGGCCGCTTACGATGCCCCGGGAATTGAGGTCCTGCACTGCAACAAAGATGGCGGACTCCATGGTGCTGGAACGGCTGCCCAGGATCAGCTTGGCGGCGAGGGCTACTTCCACCAATCGCTGGCCACCGCAGAGCCTTACCACAGCTTCATAGCTGAGCTGGAGCAGCCGACTCAGGCACATGCTGTGGAGCCCGTGCACGCCCACTACCTCTACCCAGAATGCCTTTCAGACCAAAGCTATGAATGTCTgtccagagggggagggggggaagggcctATGGTGGGGGGTCCCCTCcagcgccccgccccccccaggcTAAAGGACGACTCGGTACTGTTGGCCACGCCTCCTCTGGAGCCCCCGACTGGAGAACGCAGGCAAAAGAAGAGAGACCAGAACAAGACCGCTGCTCACAG TCGAGCAGTTCCAGTCTGTTTGCATGATGTTTGTGACGTGAACAAGATGTTGAGGACTCTGAAATGA
- the LOC124477513 gene encoding uncharacterized protein LOC124477513 isoform X2: MLASILRKKVPLVPMIDLIIPSPQLASQSGDERGAESPERQHLIGDGQTDWMTEKVDLSLFVSTTESSPSSSLPPSPLEQDVKVPSDLEVMTSLLQEELAQLEDYFRSESSATKLEKSSKCDRSAQNMGSQSYYQLPYTSYSTSQSETSPVVVTLATGELDLAGFCGGPIARPKMQRPAPYSYHRYHNNSRRMAPESVKVGQEVGHELWSSKGSYSGSPESHYPTLKTSVKSIASVKKVRECALMLKEEESYCFSEGMFCSEEIARGFCLGGSFDSHKREGQLMHGSTKVGAAYDAPGIEVLHCNKDGGLHGAGTAAQDQLGGEGYFHQSLATAEPYHSFIAELEQPTQAHAVEPVHAHYLYPECLSDQSYECLSRGGGGEGPMVGGPLQRPAPPRLKDDSVLLATPPLEPPTGERRQKKRDQNKTAAHSSLLVFLCETAERTRGLGLLCVVKEARRGSQVSGA, translated from the exons ATGCTGGCATCGATCCTTCGCAAGAAGGTTCCTCTTGTTCCCATGATCGACCTCATCATTCCCTCTCCCCAACTGGCTAGCCAATCAGGGGACGAGAGGGGGGCGGAGTCACCGGAGAGGCAACATTTAATTG GTGATGGTCAGACAGACTGGATGACTGAAAAAGTTgatttgtctttgtttgtgtcGACGACTGAATCCTCTCCCAGCTCGTCCCTACCGCCCTCACCTTTGGAGCAGGATGTCAAGGTGCCCTCAGACCTGGAGGTCATGACCTCTctgctgcaggaggagctggccCAACTCGAGGACTATTTCCGCTCCGAGTCCTCGGCCACCAAACTGGAAAAATCCTCAAAATGTGACAGAAGCGCCCAAAATATGGGTTCCCAGTCATACTACCAGCTACCCTACACTTCGTACagcaccagccaatcagaaaccagTCCTGTGGTTGTTACCTTGGCAACAGGGGAACTCGACCTGGCAGGCTTTTGCGGCGGTCCAATTGCCAGACCTAAAATGCAGAGACCCGCCCCTTACAGCTACCACCGTTACCACAACAACAGCAGGAGAATGGCTCCGGAATCAGTGAAAGTCGGACAGGAAGTGGGGCATGAGCTGTGGAGCTCCAAGGGCAGTTACTCAGGGAGCCCAGAGAGCCACTACCCCACCCTGAAGACGAGCGTGAAGAGCATTGCTAGTGTGAAGAAGGTCAGAGAATGTGCTTTAAtgttgaaagaggaggaaagttACTGTTTTTCAGAAGGAATGTTTTGTAGCGAAGAGATTGCCCGAGGGTTTTGTCTGGGAGGCTCCTTCGATAGCCACAAGAGAGAAGGACAGTTGATGCACGGCAGCACGAAAGTCGGGGCCGCTTACGATGCCCCGGGAATTGAGGTCCTGCACTGCAACAAAGATGGCGGACTCCATGGTGCTGGAACGGCTGCCCAGGATCAGCTTGGCGGCGAGGGCTACTTCCACCAATCGCTGGCCACCGCAGAGCCTTACCACAGCTTCATAGCTGAGCTGGAGCAGCCGACTCAGGCACATGCTGTGGAGCCCGTGCACGCCCACTACCTCTACCCAGAATGCCTTTCAGACCAAAGCTATGAATGTCTgtccagagggggagggggggaagggcctATGGTGGGGGGTCCCCTCcagcgccccgccccccccaggcTAAAGGACGACTCGGTACTGTTGGCCACGCCTCCTCTGGAGCCCCCGACTGGAGAACGCAGGCAAAAGAAGAGAGACCAGAACAAGACCGCTGCTCACAG CTCTCTCCTGGTCTTCCTGTgtgagacagcagagaggaccCGAGGCTTGGGTCTCCTCTGTGTGGTGAAGGAGGCACGGAGAGGAAGCCAG gtATCGGGTGCGTAA
- the scn4ba gene encoding sodium channel, voltage-gated, type IV, beta a: MRRTGRERAPLPRCLQTGDVIHATLVISLLLGVWCAQGLEVSTGKVSFVEAMNGSTVLLPCTYASCIGIKNLYFNWHYNDNGTMNRLCEGMIPSEGIEPRVYVYHERVDFVGSSKINNISILLWNVTYEDEGEYVCFARNPKEKNRNHSAIYRLYVVGELKEVDTTLTTIIVSVVGGVIGLIIVVMVVKALVLNFVLKDQDKNKECLVSSSGNDNTENGLSGAKGDDKATPKA; this comes from the exons atgaggaggacagggagagagcgggCACCCCTGCCCAGGTGTTTACAGACTGGAGATGTCATTCACGCCACGCTGGTCATCTCTCTATTGCTGG GTGTGTGGTGTGCCCAGGGTCTGGAGGTGTCCACAGGGAAGGTGTCCTTCGTAGAGGCGATGAACGGCAGCACAGTCCTGCTGCCCTGCACCTACGCCAGCTGCATTGGCATCAAGAACCTCTACTTCAACTGGCACTACAACGACAACGGCACCATGAACAGG ctgtGTGAGGGCATGATCCCGTCGGAGGGGATCGAGCCCAGGGTGTACGTGTATCATGAGAGGGTGGACTTTGTGGGTTCCAGTAAGATCAACAACATCTCCATCCTGCTGTGGAACGTGACCTACGAGGACGAGGGCGAATACGTCTGCTTCGCACGCAACCCCAAGGAGAAGAACCGCAACCACAGTGCCATCTACAGGCTCTACGTGGTCGGAGAGC TGAAAGAGGTGGACACCACTTTAACCACCATCATTGTGTCTGTGGTGGGCGGAGTCATCGGCTTGATTATAGTTGTCATGGTGGTCAAAGCCCTGGTTCTGAATTTTGTGCTCAAGGACCAGGATAAGAA cAAAGAGTGCCTTGTGAGCTCTTCAGGAAATGACAACACAGAAAACGGATTATCAGGAGCCAAAGGAGATGACAAAGCAACACCAAAGGCTTGA
- the LOC124477513 gene encoding uncharacterized protein LOC124477513 isoform X1, protein MLASILRKKVPLVPMIDLIIPSPQLASQSGDERGAESPERQHLIGDGQTDWMTEKVDLSLFVSTTESSPSSSLPPSPLEQDVKVPSDLEVMTSLLQEELAQLEDYFRSESSATKLEKSSKCDRSAQNMGSQSYYQLPYTSYSTSQSETSPVVVTLATGELDLAGFCGGPIARPKMQRPAPYSYHRYHNNSRRMAPESVKVGQEVGHELWSSKGSYSGSPESHYPTLKTSVKSIASVKKVRECALMLKEEESYCFSEGMFCSEEIARGFCLGGSFDSHKREGQLMHGSTKVGAAYDAPGIEVLHCNKDGGLHGAGTAAQDQLGGEGYFHQSLATAEPYHSFIAELEQPTQAHAVEPVHAHYLYPECLSDQSYECLSRGGGGEGPMVGGPLQRPAPPRLKDDSVLLATPPLEPPTGERRQKKRDQNKTAAHRYRVRKRAELDSLEEELHGLEGQNRELRDKAESVEREIQYVKDLLIEVYKARSQRLKQDGSA, encoded by the exons ATGCTGGCATCGATCCTTCGCAAGAAGGTTCCTCTTGTTCCCATGATCGACCTCATCATTCCCTCTCCCCAACTGGCTAGCCAATCAGGGGACGAGAGGGGGGCGGAGTCACCGGAGAGGCAACATTTAATTG GTGATGGTCAGACAGACTGGATGACTGAAAAAGTTgatttgtctttgtttgtgtcGACGACTGAATCCTCTCCCAGCTCGTCCCTACCGCCCTCACCTTTGGAGCAGGATGTCAAGGTGCCCTCAGACCTGGAGGTCATGACCTCTctgctgcaggaggagctggccCAACTCGAGGACTATTTCCGCTCCGAGTCCTCGGCCACCAAACTGGAAAAATCCTCAAAATGTGACAGAAGCGCCCAAAATATGGGTTCCCAGTCATACTACCAGCTACCCTACACTTCGTACagcaccagccaatcagaaaccagTCCTGTGGTTGTTACCTTGGCAACAGGGGAACTCGACCTGGCAGGCTTTTGCGGCGGTCCAATTGCCAGACCTAAAATGCAGAGACCCGCCCCTTACAGCTACCACCGTTACCACAACAACAGCAGGAGAATGGCTCCGGAATCAGTGAAAGTCGGACAGGAAGTGGGGCATGAGCTGTGGAGCTCCAAGGGCAGTTACTCAGGGAGCCCAGAGAGCCACTACCCCACCCTGAAGACGAGCGTGAAGAGCATTGCTAGTGTGAAGAAGGTCAGAGAATGTGCTTTAAtgttgaaagaggaggaaagttACTGTTTTTCAGAAGGAATGTTTTGTAGCGAAGAGATTGCCCGAGGGTTTTGTCTGGGAGGCTCCTTCGATAGCCACAAGAGAGAAGGACAGTTGATGCACGGCAGCACGAAAGTCGGGGCCGCTTACGATGCCCCGGGAATTGAGGTCCTGCACTGCAACAAAGATGGCGGACTCCATGGTGCTGGAACGGCTGCCCAGGATCAGCTTGGCGGCGAGGGCTACTTCCACCAATCGCTGGCCACCGCAGAGCCTTACCACAGCTTCATAGCTGAGCTGGAGCAGCCGACTCAGGCACATGCTGTGGAGCCCGTGCACGCCCACTACCTCTACCCAGAATGCCTTTCAGACCAAAGCTATGAATGTCTgtccagagggggagggggggaagggcctATGGTGGGGGGTCCCCTCcagcgccccgccccccccaggcTAAAGGACGACTCGGTACTGTTGGCCACGCCTCCTCTGGAGCCCCCGACTGGAGAACGCAGGCAAAAGAAGAGAGACCAGAACAAGACCGCTGCTCACAG gtATCGGGTGCGTAAACGGGCGGAGCTCGactctctggaggaggagctacATGGTCTGGAGGGGCAGAACCGGGAGCTGAGAGACAAGGCGGagtcagtggagagagagatccagtACGTCAAGGACCTCCTCATCGAGGTCTACAAGGCCCGCAGCCAGCGCCTCAAACAGGATGGCAGTGCCTGA